One genomic segment of Mangifera indica cultivar Alphonso chromosome 6, CATAS_Mindica_2.1, whole genome shotgun sequence includes these proteins:
- the LOC123218958 gene encoding deoxypodophyllotoxin synthase-like codes for MVPKIPVIDLSIEDLNPDSSSWLSVCNQVCHALEEYGCFVAVYCKLSSESRNRVLESAKELFDLPLEIKMLNDTKKPYRGYIGKSPQFPLHEAMRIDNVTTFEETRKFTNLMWPNGNDPFCKTVQSYAKLVEELNELVVRMVFEGYGVEENYDSLIRSTSYHMRLLKYEEPPATDRQLALPPHEDITFTSILHQNHVLGLEIKTKDGQWIGFEPSPSSFIVMAGDAFTVWSNDRIRSCTHRVIMGGNEDRYSIGLFTFHDGTINIPEKLVDEKHPLHYKPFNHLGYVDYYYSNKVSQPNQCRYKAYGGI; via the exons ATGGTTCCCAAAATTCCTGTTATAGATTTATCAATTGAAGACTTGAACCCTGACAGTAGTTCTTGGCTTTCAGTATGCAATCAAGTTTGCCATGCACTTGAAGAGTATGGTTGCTTTGTAGCAGTGTACTGTAAATTATCTTCAGAATCTCGCAACCGAGTCCTTGAATCAGCCAAAGAGTTGTTTGATCTTCCACTAGAAATCAAAATGCTAAACGATACCAAGAAGCCTTATCGCGGCTATATTGGGAAAAGCCCTCAGTTTCCTCTTCATGAAGCTATGCGAATTGATAATGTAACCACTTTCGAAGAAACGCGGAAATTTACTAACCTCATGTGGCCCAACGGAAATGATCCTTTCTG CAAAACTGTCCAATCATACGCAAAGTTAGTGGAAGAATTGAATGAGCTGGTAGTTCGAATGGTTTTCGAAGGCTATGGTGTAGAGGAGAACTATGACTCCCTCATTAGATCAACAAGTTACCATATGAGATTATTGAAATATGAAGAGCCTCCAGCTACTGATCGTCAACTGGCTCTTCCTCCTCATGAAGATATAACATTCACAAGCATATTACATCAAAATCATGTTCTGGGTTTggagataaaaacaaaagatgGCCAGTGGATTGGTTTTGAGCCCTCTCCTTCATCCTTCATAGTCATGGCTGGCGATGCATTCACG GTGTGGAGCAATGACAGAATACGGTCATGTACTCATCGAGTGATTATGGGCGGAAATGAAGATAGATATTCAATTGGGTTGTTTACATTCCACGACGGGACAATTAATATTCCTGAAAAGTTGGTGGATGAAAAACATCCATTGCATTATAAGCCATTTAATCATCTTGGTTATGTTGATTACTACTATTCAAACAAGGTTTCTCAACCTAACCAATGTCGTTATAAAGCCTACGGTGGTATTTGA
- the LOC123218959 gene encoding 2-oxoglutarate-dependent dioxygenase AOP2-like, translated as MNPATVPKLSVVDLSRENLRPGSSCWVSTCNEIKVALEEYGCFVASYRKLSSEFRKNVFDALKELFELSEETKMKNENPKPGHGYMKLPTLPRYESLAIENVTKLEACKNFTEAIWPEGNDKFSEIAHTYANTVAELQQLVMRMLFESYGLDEKLYESQRISTTYLIRFIKYRKCHETDKNTSVLRGHTDKSLVSILHSDDVKSLGLRTKDGQWMQFEPSPSSYLVIIGDAGMAWSNDRLRSCYHRVTVDPSKERYSIVLFAFVSGVIETPKELVDDEHPLKYKPFDHLGLIKFFASSNVSDKMDSNLIKAYCGI; from the exons ATGAATCCCGCAACAGTACCAAAACTGTCCGTTGTTGATTTATCACGAGAAAATTTGCGACCAGGTTCAAGTTGTTGGGTATCAACATGCAATGAAATCAAGGTTGCTCTTGAAGAATATGGCTGCTTTGTAGCTTCATACCGCAAACTCTCTTCAGAATTTCGCAAGAACGTATTTGACGCACTCAAAGAATTGTTCGAACTTTCGGAAGaaaccaaaatgaaaaatgagaacCCGAAGCCTGGCCATGGCTACATGAAGCTGCCGACTCTTCCTCGCTATGAAAGCTTAGCCATTGAAAATGTAACAAAGCTAGAGGCCTGTAAAAACTTCACAGAAGCCATATGGCCTGAAGGAAATGATAAGTTCAG TGAAATCGCTCATACATACGCAAACACGGTAGCAGAATTGCAGCAATTGGTGATGAGAATGTTGTTCGAAAGCTATGGCCTTGATGAGAAGCTTTACGAGTCTCAAAGGATATCAACTACTTATCTTATACGTTTCATCAAATACAGAAAATGTCATGAAACAGATAAAAATACTTCTGTTTTACGTGGTCATACAGATAAAAGCTTGGTGTCCATTCTTCATTCAGATGACGTTAAGAGTTTGGGGTTAAGAACAAAGGATGGACAGTGGATGCAGTTTGAGCCGTCACCTTCATCTTACTTGGTCATCATCGGTGATGCAGGCATG GCATGGAGCAATGATAGATTACGATCATGTTATCACCGAGTAACTGTGGATCCTAGCAAAGAGAGATATTCAATTGTTCTGTTTGCATTCGTAAGTGGAGTTATAGAGACACCAAAGGAGCTAGTTGATGATGAACATCCATTGAAGTACAAACCATTTGATCATCTCGGACTTATTAAATTCTTTGCGTCAAGCAATGTCTCAGATAAAATGGACAGCAACTTGATTAAAGCCTACTGCGGCATTTAA
- the LOC123218535 gene encoding probable 2-oxoglutarate-dependent dioxygenase AOP1, with protein sequence MGSETSVRLPVIDFSKPNLKPGSPEWDSVKSQVRKALEEYGCFEATFDRVPMELRKSLFDVLEALFDLPLQTKLRNLSKKPYHGYVGQYPQVPLYESMGIDDADIIEEVESMTNILWPEGNENFSKTIQSYSEQLSELDKTIRRMIVESFDLEKYMDEHMNSTNYLLRVMKYTGPQTAETKLGLNAHTDKNIVTILYQNQISGLEVQTKNGEWIQVKPSPDSFIAMIGDSLYAWVNGRLHSPYHRVMMTGNEARYSAGLFSIPKAGYLIKAPEEMVDEEHPLLFRPFDHVEFLGFYYTEAGQRAQSALKTYCGV encoded by the exons ATGGGCTCTGAAACCTCTGTCCGACTTCCAGTCATAGACTTTTCCAAGCCAAATCTGAAACCAGGCTCTCCTGAGTGGGACTCAGTGAAATCCCAGGTCAGAAAAGCCCTGGAAGAATACGGTTGTTTTGAAGCTACGTTTGACAGGGTTCCTATGGAGCTCCGTAAAAGCCTTTTTGATGTCCTGGAAGCGCTTTTTGACCTGCCATTACAAACCAAACTCCGGAACCTTTCCAAAAAGCCCTACCATGGTTATGTTGGGCAATACCCTCAAGTTCCTCTCTACGAAAGCATGGGAATTGATGACGCAGACATTATTGAGGAAGTCGAAAGCATGACAAATATTTTGTGGCCTGAAGGAAACGAAAATTTCAG CAAAACCATACAGTCTTATTCTGAGCAACTATCGGAGCTAGATAAAACAATCAGGAGGATGATTGTGGAGAGTTTCGATCTGGAGAAGTACATGGATGAACATATGAACTCAACCAATTATCTTCTTCGAGTCATGAAATATACTGGACCTCAAACTGCTGAGACAAAGCTTGGTCTAAATGCTCACACGGATAAAAATATAGTGACAATATTGTATCAGAATCAAATTTCTGGTTTAGAGGTACAGACTAAAAATGGCGAATGGATCCAAGTGAAACCCTCGCCGGACTCTTTCATTGCGATGATTGGAGATTCACTCTAT GCATGGGTAAATGGGCGACTGCACTCTCCATATCATCGTGTGATGATGACAGGAAATGAAGCGAGGTACTCTGCTGGGCTGTTTTCAATTCCGAAAGCCGGTTATTTAATAAAGGCTCCCGAAGAGATGGTTGATGAAGAACACCCCCTGCTCTTTAGGCCCTTTGATCATGTTGAATTCCTTGGGTTCTACTACACTGAAGCTGGCCAGAGAGCTCAGTCTGCTCTCAAGACCTACTGTGGAGTCTGA